A single window of Carettochelys insculpta isolate YL-2023 chromosome 13, ASM3395843v1, whole genome shotgun sequence DNA harbors:
- the LOC142020191 gene encoding interleukin-20 receptor subunit alpha-like encodes MRRVLRVLLLLFHQTLLLGMLSPPQNVRLTSENFHILLAWEPGSSSGNDNEYEVESRQRSSNWTKVAACWRNSTGLLHACKLYFEDIYQMYWARVRATDRTNTSEWAISNELQLYRDTSVGPPNLTLMLVNENLIVNLSVPLTPYCTSSGVYKSVQEVLPTWKYQVNLYEEGVDINQVTLQPEDEITSHTFDLRPNTNYCVTAKVLRQKSKVSVQCIKAPEHPADFHQSLAIALAALLTLLLSTVVVCFLKLYVYPSLSKMPFPQTLAILNEELNVNLWNKSPAHDLEGACSTLISVVGFASSGNSPEPHIQLLPGGCQAWEEEGYCANGFGPGLCESLASPRSLGQLDFAGLVNSEAPLPSAGEMQDGLAGEGSYSACLGALLPGGQRMFPEQQGPESAGLAREADMSHRVDLTYSEIPIPPHLQGYSKSSSPVAETRRPSQGPLGAAHSLRDLKKKPGGKQRGWPPLDGVDIPLSSVKLQGNKETRDHMAPSPRCLYSHTAHKTMKDKKADLAWLDRSYREQQQFLPVNREWRGLPKCTEQSEDPQGEPDPKTDGRKVTMFPSYESRPQVLAL; translated from the exons ATGCGCCGTGTGTTGAGAGTGCTTCTGCTCCTCTTTCATCAGACCCTCCTACTGG GGATGCTGTCCCCGCCGCAGAATGTGAGGCTAACATCTGAAAATTTCCACATTCTTTTGGCATGGGAGCCTGGTTCCAGCTCAGGCAATGACAACGAATACGAGGTTGAAAGTCGTCAGCG CTCTTCAAACTGGACCAAAGTGGCTGCCTGTTGGAGGAACAGCACCGGACTATTGCACGCGTGCAAACTGTACTTTGAAGACATCTACCAAATGTACTGGGCCAGGGTGAGAGCCACGGACAGAACCAACACGTCTGAATGGGCCATTTCCAATGAACTGCAGCTGTACAGAGACA CGAGTGTGGGTCCCCCTAACCTGACTCTAATGCTGGTGAATGAGAATCTTATTGTAAATCTCTCCGTCCCGCTCACGCCTTATTGCACAAGCAGTGGTGTTTATAAGTCAGTCCAGGAAGTGCTACCAACCTGGAAGTATCAGGTCAACCTTTATGAAGAAGGAGTTGATATCAACCAG GTGACCTTACAGCCAGAGGACGAGATAACTTCGCACACATTTGACCTGAGACCAAACACCAATTACTGTGTCACAGCCAAAGTGCTCAGACAGAAGAGCAAGGTGTCTGTGCAATGTATTAAGGCTCCAGAGCATCCAGCAG ATTTCCACCAGAGCCTGGCAATTGCTCTGGCTGCCCTCCTCACGCTGCTGCTGAGCACCGTTGTCGTCTGTTTCCTCAAGCTCTACGTGTATCCAAGCCTCTCAAAAATGCCCTTCCCCCAAACACTG GCTATTCTGAATGAAGAGCTAAATGTGAACCTCTGGAACAAGTCACCTGCCCATGACCTTGAGGGTGCCTGTAGCACTCTGATCTCAGTGGTTGGCTTTGCCTCCAGTGGTAACTCCCCAGAACCCCACATCCAGCTCCttccaggaggctgccaggcctGGGAAGAGGAAGGTTACTGTGCCAATGGATTTGGTCCGGGACTCTGTGAAAGCCTGGCCTCTCCCAGGTCTTTGGGCCAGTTGGACTTTGCTGGTCTTGTGAACTCTGAAGCCCCTTTGCCCTCAGCAGGGGAGATGCAAGATGGacttgcgggggaggggagctacaGTGCTTGTTTGGGGGCCCTGCTTCCTGGGGGCCAGCGAATGTTTCCtgagcagcaggggccagagtcAGCAGGACTGGCCAGAGAAGCTGATATGAGCCACAGGGTCGACCTGACATACTCTGAGATTCCGATTCCTCCGCACCTCCAGGGTTATTCCAAGTCCTCATCTCCAGTGGCAGAAACTCGCCGTCCTTCACAGGGTCCCTTGGGAGCAGCACACAGCCTCAGGGACCTTAAAAAGAAGCCTGGTGGCAAGCAGAGAGGGTGGCCACCTCTGGACGGGGTTGATATTCCTCTCAGCTCTGTGAAGCTGCAAGGCAATAAAGAAACACGAGACCACATGGCTCCTTCTCCCAGGTGCCTGTACAGTCACACTGCCCATAAGACAATGAAGGACAAGAAGGCAGATTTGGCCTGGCTGGATCGGAGTTACAGAGAACAGCAGCAGTTCCTACCTGTGAACCGAGAGTGGCGTGGCCTCCCCaagtgcacagagcagagtgAGGATCCCCAGGGGGAGCCGGACCCAAAGACTGATGGCCGTAAAGTCACAATGTTCCCCAGCTATGAATCACGCCCACAAGTGCTTGCCCTGTAG